A window of Sutcliffiella cohnii contains these coding sequences:
- the thrC gene encoding threonine synthase, producing MKWEGLLKQYKEFLPVTNNTPELSLMEGNTPLIPLKNISKKLGIDLYVKTEGTNPTGSFKDRGMVMAVAKAKEEGSSTVICASTGNTSAAAAAYAARAGMRAIIVIPEGKIAMGKLAQAVMYGAEIVAIEGNFDDALKMVRSISERSPVTLVNSVNPYRIEGQKTAAFEICDQLGKAPDVLAIPVGNAGNITAYWKGFKEYNEKYSTGLPQMHGFEAEGAAAIVKNEVIEEPETIATAIRIGNPASWEYAVAARDESGGKIDLVTDDEILEAFRLIAKEEGVFAEPASCASIAGVMKQLKSGEIQLGATVVAVLTGNGLKDPQTAMEQVQKERVLLPNDEKVVAQFIEGVVTA from the coding sequence ATGAAGTGGGAAGGATTATTAAAACAATATAAAGAGTTTCTACCTGTAACAAATAATACTCCAGAGCTTTCATTGATGGAAGGAAATACACCATTAATTCCATTAAAAAATATATCGAAAAAATTAGGAATCGATCTTTATGTAAAAACGGAAGGAACAAATCCGACGGGGTCATTTAAAGATCGTGGAATGGTTATGGCAGTAGCAAAAGCAAAAGAGGAAGGAAGTAGTACAGTTATTTGTGCATCAACTGGAAATACGTCCGCTGCTGCCGCTGCCTATGCAGCAAGAGCTGGTATGCGTGCAATTATCGTCATACCGGAAGGGAAAATCGCAATGGGGAAATTGGCGCAAGCAGTCATGTACGGAGCAGAAATTGTTGCGATTGAAGGGAACTTCGACGATGCATTAAAAATGGTTAGAAGTATTAGTGAACGCTCTCCGGTAACGCTCGTAAATTCCGTTAATCCTTATCGTATTGAAGGACAAAAAACCGCAGCGTTCGAAATATGTGATCAATTAGGAAAAGCACCAGATGTTTTAGCTATACCTGTAGGAAATGCTGGTAATATTACAGCGTATTGGAAAGGGTTCAAAGAATATAACGAAAAATATAGCACAGGACTGCCTCAAATGCATGGATTTGAAGCAGAAGGAGCAGCAGCCATTGTGAAAAACGAAGTAATTGAAGAGCCAGAAACGATAGCAACTGCAATTAGAATTGGTAATCCAGCAAGCTGGGAATACGCGGTAGCTGCAAGAGACGAATCAGGTGGAAAAATCGACTTAGTTACCGATGATGAAATACTAGAAGCCTTCAGGTTAATTGCGAAAGAAGAAGGTGTATTTGCGGAACCTGCTTCTTGTGCTTCTATTGCTGGTGTGATGAAACAGCTTAAATCTGGAGAAATTCAGTTAGGTGCTACAGTAGTAGCGGTGTTAACAGGTAATGGGTTAAAAGACCCACAAACAGCAATGGAACAAGTTCAAAAAGAACGAGTATTATTACCAAACGATGAGAAAGTAGTGGCACAATTTATTGAAGGAGTCGTTACAGCATGA
- the thrB gene encoding homoserine kinase yields MSTSVTLQFPASTANLGPGFDSLGLALNLYLTLEITRSSDWKIECRSPLLSSLPTDETNLIYQVATLTAERYNAVLPPLHIVIDSEIPLARGLGSSAAAIAAGIEVANYFAQLELTLEEKLLIGNEIEGHPDNIGACIFGGLVAGVSIGEVVEVVQLPKPNIDIVVTIPPYEVKTEVARKVLPEQLTREEAVLGSAVANVLIAALLTENYELAGKMMEKDRFHEPHRLPLIPELTEARNFGKEAGAIATVISGAGPTILTFAPKGTGEYIASLFQRRFSHCTVKQLQIHCNNLEYNY; encoded by the coding sequence ATGAGTACGTCCGTAACTTTACAATTTCCGGCGAGTACAGCAAATTTAGGGCCAGGTTTTGATAGTTTAGGCCTAGCCTTAAATTTGTACTTAACGCTTGAAATAACAAGGTCCTCCGACTGGAAGATTGAATGCCGATCACCGTTACTTAGCAGCTTGCCAACGGACGAAACGAATCTTATCTATCAAGTTGCTACTCTAACAGCTGAGCGCTATAACGCGGTCCTTCCGCCTTTGCATATCGTCATTGATAGTGAAATTCCTCTTGCTCGTGGACTTGGAAGTAGTGCAGCTGCAATTGCTGCTGGAATTGAAGTGGCGAATTATTTTGCTCAGTTAGAGTTGACTCTTGAGGAGAAACTGTTAATTGGTAACGAAATAGAAGGACATCCAGATAATATTGGTGCATGTATTTTTGGAGGGCTAGTAGCAGGTGTATCTATTGGAGAGGTAGTTGAAGTCGTTCAGTTACCAAAGCCTAACATAGATATTGTGGTGACTATTCCGCCGTATGAAGTGAAAACGGAAGTTGCTAGAAAAGTATTGCCAGAACAGCTTACAAGAGAAGAAGCAGTATTAGGTAGTGCAGTAGCCAATGTTTTAATTGCTGCGCTGCTTACGGAAAACTACGAATTAGCAGGAAAAATGATGGAGAAGGACCGTTTTCATGAACCGCATCGACTTCCGTTAATACCAGAGTTAACGGAAGCGCGTAATTTTGGGAAAGAAGCGGGAGCTATCGCAACGGTTATTAGTGGTGCTGGGCCAACGATATTAACGTTTGCCCCAAAAGGAACGGGTGAATATATTGCCTCTCTGTTCCAAAGAAGATTTTCACATTGTACCGTTAAACAACTTCAAATTCATTGTAATAATCTGGAGTATAACTATTAA
- the ilvE gene encoding branched-chain-amino-acid transaminase: MSEQWIYLDGKFVTKKDAVVSVYDHGFLYGDGVFEGIRVYSGNVFRLQEHIDRLYDSAKSIMLSIPQTKEEMTEIIVETLRKNEYKDAYIRVVVSRGVGNLGLDPFTCKNPQVIVIAEQLALYPKEMYESGIDIVSVASRRNRSDVLSPKVKSLNYLNNILVKIEANLAGVGEALMLNDQGYVAEGSADNIFIVKGNVIKTPPGYVGALEGITRNAIIDIAKEKGFDIREEVFTRHDVYTADEVFLTGTAVEVIAVVKVDGRTIGEGTPGPYTKELLEDFRKAVTSDGVKVYPNEKIQAV; this comes from the coding sequence TTGAGTGAACAATGGATTTATTTAGACGGCAAATTTGTTACGAAAAAAGATGCGGTAGTTTCGGTTTACGATCACGGTTTCTTATATGGAGATGGAGTGTTCGAGGGAATACGAGTTTATAGTGGGAATGTATTCCGCCTCCAAGAGCATATTGACCGCCTATACGATTCTGCGAAATCGATCATGTTATCGATACCACAGACGAAAGAGGAAATGACAGAAATTATCGTTGAAACGTTAAGAAAAAACGAATATAAAGATGCATATATACGAGTTGTCGTTTCAAGAGGTGTTGGGAATTTAGGTCTTGACCCATTCACTTGTAAAAATCCGCAAGTCATTGTTATTGCAGAACAATTAGCACTATACCCGAAAGAAATGTATGAGAGCGGTATAGACATTGTCTCAGTAGCTAGCAGAAGAAATCGTTCGGATGTATTATCACCGAAAGTAAAATCGCTAAACTATTTAAATAACATCCTTGTAAAAATTGAAGCTAACTTAGCTGGGGTTGGAGAAGCTTTAATGCTTAACGACCAAGGATATGTGGCAGAAGGTTCCGCTGATAACATTTTTATCGTAAAAGGAAATGTTATTAAAACACCTCCAGGTTATGTTGGAGCGTTAGAAGGAATTACGCGAAATGCGATTATCGATATAGCAAAAGAAAAAGGGTTTGACATAAGGGAAGAGGTCTTTACGAGACATGATGTTTATACAGCAGATGAAGTATTTTTAACTGGTACTGCCGTAGAAGTCATCGCCGTTGTCAAAGTAGATGGTAGAACAATTGGTGAAGGTACTCCAGGTCCTTATACGAAAGAGTTGCTTGAAGATTTTCGTAAAGCAGTTACAAGTGACGGAGTGAAAGTTTATCCGAATGAAAAAATTCAAGCGGTGTAA